From the genome of Thermovirga sp.:
GGCCGTATGGGCCCCCCCGATGTGGAGCGCCCCCGTGGGGCTGGGAGCGAAACGTACCCTGGTGGTCGATCTCATTTCTCGTTCATCCTTCCCTGGTGGTATCCTATCCGGTAGCATCGGAGTCGAACAGCAGTATACCGCAAATAACCCGGACGAAGGAGATGGGGCTAATGCCGGAAAAGACAGTACTACTAGTGGATGGTCATGGGCTCGCCTTCAGGGCCTTCTTCGCCCTGCCGGAGCTCAGCGCGCCCGACGGCACGCCGACAAACGCGCTCTTGGGATACGCCAACATGCTTCTTCGGACCTTGGAGGACCTCAAACCAGATCTCGCCGCCGTCGTCTTCGACGCGCCGGGTCCCACCTTCCGACACGAAGCCTTCGAGGCCTACAAGGAGGGCCGGCAGCCAACTC
Proteins encoded in this window:
- a CDS encoding DNA polymerase I gives rise to the protein MPEKTVLLVDGHGLAFRAFFALPELSAPDGTPTNALLGYANMLLRTLEDLKPDLAAVVFDAPGPTFRHEAFEAYKEGRQPTPEEFKAQMPLIKEFSRDLGIPVVERAGVEADDVIASTALSAVGKGYRVVILTADKDILQVLDENL